The genomic DNA CAGCCGGTCGGCATAATACAGAAACGAAACCGCACTGGCCTGGGTTGAGGCGATGATTGTCCCCACCAGGATATTGACCTGGGTCACGCCGCCGGCAATCACACCCGGCAGGCCAAGTGCCAGCAAGCGCTTCACCGATTTGGTCAGACGCGGCCGTTTCAGTCGGAATTTGAAGCCGGTTCTGCGGAACGCCCAGTACAACACCCCCAATTGCACAAAGCCGGCAGTGAACACGCCCCAGGCCAGCCAGTAGCCCGAGATCGGCGTATCGCCAAAACCGCGCAGCCCGATGACAGTCAGAGCCGAAATCAGAATGATGTTCAGCAGAATCGGGCCATAAGCGGCGGCGCGAAAATGCCCGAATGTGTTCAGCATCCCGCTCAGCATCGCAATCAGGGACATGCACAAAAGATAGGGGAAAGTGATCCGCGTCAGCCAGACAGCCAGATCGAACTTCGCCGCATCGCCCAGAAACCCCGGCGCCAGCACAGTCACAAACAGCGGTGTTGCAATCTCTGCCAACGCCGTCAGCAGCAACAGTGCAAACAGGAAAACTGCCAGAACCTCGCTGGCGAAATGGCTTGCCCGGTCGGGCTCATTTGCCGCTTCACTGTCTTCCAGAGAGCGGGCGAATAGCGGCACAAAGGCAGCGTTGAATGCCCCTTCGGCGAACAATCTGCGAAACAGGTTGGGCAGCCGGAATGCCACCAGAAATGCGTCGGCGACCGGCCCTGTTCCGACAAAGGCGGCCATCAGCAGATCGCGGACAAAACCTAGCAGCCGGCTGAGAAGTGTAGCAAAGCCGACGGTAAAAAAGTTGGAGAAGAACCTCAAGCCGACGGTCTTTCATGAGTTGCCGGCGGAGTGTTGCGTTTCGCTTTGGTTGGCACATGGCCGGCAGTCCCCGGCTTGGTCATGAATACCCGCAACAGCCGGTTCTTGATGGTTCTGTGTTTGCCCGGGTTAGTGATTTTTTCGCCGATCAGATCGGTGACGTAGAAACCGTCCAGTGCCCGTTCGCCAAAGGTCGCAATATGGGCCGAGGCAATATTCAAATTGAGGTCTGCCATCGCGGTGGTCAGATCGTAAAGCAGTCCGAGCCGGTCGAGACCGGAGACTTCAACCACTGAAAACAGATTGGAGACCGTATTGTCGATCGTAACCGTCGGTTCCAGTGAAAACGCTTTCTGACGGCGTGTTTTCTGGCTCTTGCTGGCGAGCACGGCGGGCAGATGCAAAGACCCGTTCAACACGTCTTCAATCAGTTCTCCGATTCGCGCGCCACGGCGCAGCTCATCAGCATCATCGTTGAATTCACGATTGATGAAAATGGAATCCAGCGCCTTGCCATTGGTCGTGGTGAAAATCTGCGCGTCGACAATATTGGCGCCGGCCACCGCACAGGCCCCGGTCACATAGGCCAGCAGCCTTGGATGATCCGGCGCGTAGACGGTGATCTCGGTAATACCTTCAAAGGATTTGGTGTGAACGCCGGTTGCAAAACTGCGTTTGGAAGTTTCCACATCATTGATAAACCGGGCATGGTAGATCATGGTTTCCGGGTCGACGCGCAGCCAGTAAGCCGGATAATGCAGTTTCTGATAGGCATTGACCTGGCGCTGGTTCCAGACCTTTTCGTCGCCGCGTTTTTCTTCCCTCAAAGTGCTGCCAAGCCGTTCCATGGCGCGGTGCACGCGTTCGCTCTGTCCAACCTGGGTGAAGCCGCCGGTCAGCAACGGCTCGGTCTCGTAATACAGCGTGCGCAGCAACTGGCCTTTCCAGCCGTTCCAGACTCCCGGACCCACTGCCTTGATGTCGCAGACTGTCAGGATCACCAGCATTTTCATCCGCTCGAACGTCTGCATGCAGCCGGCAAAATCCTGAATTGTCTTGCGGTCCGCCAGGTCGCGCGACTGCGCGATGGCGGACATCGTCAGATGTTCCTCAATCAACCAGGCGACCAGCTCCGTCTGCGCCGCTGTCAGGCCGAAACGCGGACACAGTTTGCGCGCCACTTTTGCGCCAGCGATGGAATGATCCTCATTCCGTCCCTTGGCGATGTCATGCAGGAACAGGGCGACATACAGCACCACGCGATCCTTGATTTCCGAAAAAATCTTATTGGCCAGAGGGTGTTCCGCTTCCAGTTCACCGCGGTCAATTTCCGACAGAATGCCGATTGATCTCAACAAATGCTCATCCACCGTAAAGTGGTGATACATGTTGAACTGCATCATCGCCACGACACGGCCAAAATCGGGGATGAAGCGGCCCAGAACACCGGTTTCATTCATCCGCCGCAAGACAGTCTCCGGCTGGTTCCGGCTGGTCAGAATATCCAGAAAAAGCCGGTTCGCCTCCGGATTTTCCCGCACTTTCTTGGTAATGAATTTGAGCGATCTGCGCACCAGCTGAATCGTATCGGGATGGAACGCGACATTGTGTTTGTCGGCCAGCCAGAACATCCGTATCAGATTGACCGGATCGCGCTGGAATACGGTTTCATCTGCCGCCGTAATGCGTTTGGTTTCCAGAACGAAGTCCTTCGATCCGCGGATTTTGCGTCTGCGCCGTCCGGTCAGATTGAGGAACAGCCGGTTCAGGCCCGGGGCATCCTTGGCATTGGATTCTTCCAGTTGGGCGCAGAAGATGCGTGTCAGATCGCCGACATCCTTGGCAATCAGGAAATAGTGCTTCATGAAGCGCTCAACAGCAGCGAGCCCGCCATGTTCATGATAGTCCAGCCGTCTTGCCATTTCCGTCTGAACGTCAAATGACAGGCGTTCTTCAGGACGTCCGGTGAGAAAATGCAGATGGCAGCGCACCGCCCACAGAAAATCTTCGCATTTGACGAAAAGATTGTGTTCCTTGCGGGTCAGAACGCCGAGTTTGATCAGCTCATCGGTCCGGTCGATGCCGTAGAAATATCTGGCAATCCAGAACAGGGTGTGCAGATCGCGCAGGCCACCCTTGCCTTCCTTGATATTCGGTTCCACCCGGTATCGCGATGCGCCGGAGCGTTTGTGGCGATCGTCGCGTTCTTCCAGCTTGGCAACAATGAATTCCCTGGCCGTTCCGCGCACCACATCCTTCTTGAAGCGTTCGGTCAGTTCAGCAAACAGCGCCTGGTTACCGCACACATAACGCGCTTCCAGAATGGAGGTGCGGATTGTCATATCGGTTTTGGAAAGCCGCACACATTCATCAATGTTACGGGTAGCATGGCCGACCTTGAAGCCCATATCCCACAACAGATAGAGCACATATTCCACGACGCTTTCGCCCCATGGCGTCTGTTTGTAGGGCAGCACAAACAGCAGATCGATATCGGAGCCGGGGGCCAGAGTGCCCCGGCCATAGCCGCCGACCGCCACCACAGACAGTTTCTCGGCCATCGACGGATTGCTGCTGGGAAACACATGGCACAGGGCAAAATCCAGAATGCAGTGCATCAACTGGTCCTGCAAGTTCGACAGGCGCCTGGCGCAGGCTGTGCCGCTGCCGTCATCCTGCAGCAGGGCTTCCGCCCGCTCGCAGCCGCTCTGGTAAGCCTGTTTCAGCGCCGTGAGGGCCTCGGAGCGAACCTCGGATGAATCGCCCCGTCCGTCGTGATTTTCAACAATGCCGTTCAAAGTCCGCGCAAGCGCGTACGGATCAATCAGCGGGGTCTGCGTTACAAGTGCGGCCATGATTTCGCTTTTCCGGTGAAAGGCTCCGTGTGTCAAGCACCGAGCCCTTCCAACAGACCGGCACGCAGCTGAAAAATGTCACAGCCGGTCTGCTGAAATGCTAGCGGCTGCTGATATTTATAGAATAAACCGGCTCAAATCCGTATCCTTGGCCAGTTCCGCCACATTGGTGCGCACCAGTTCAGCATCGATCTGGATGGTTTCGCCACCACGATCCGTTGCTGTGAAACTGATTTCTTCCAGCAGCTTTTCCAGAATGGTCTGCAGCCGTCTGGCGCCGATATTCTCCACCGATGCATTGATCTGCACGGCAAGACGGGCAATCTCGGTGATAGAATCCTCGGTGAATTCCAGCGTCACGTCCTCGGTTGCCAACAGCGCCTTGTACTGCTTGATCAGGCTGGCTTCGGGTTCTGTCAGAATGCGTTCAAAATCTTCTTGTTCCAGCGCCCGCAATTCAACCCGGATCGGCAGGCGACCTTGCAGTTCAGGCAGCAGATCCGCCGGTTTGGCGACATGGAACGCGCCGGAGGCAATAAACAGAATATGATCGGTCTTGACCGGACCGTGTTTGGTGGCCACCGTTGTGCCTTCGATCAGCGGCAGCAGATCACGCTGCACGCCTTCGCGCGAGACCTCGGCGCCGCCGCGATCTGCGCGCGCACAGATTTTGTCGATTTCGTCGAGAAACACGATGCCGTCATTTTCCACCATTGTGATTGCATCAGCAACAACCTGCTCTTCATCCAGCATCTTGTCGGCTTCTTCGCTCAACAGCAAATCATAGCTTTCGCGCACATTGACGCGGCGTTTCTTGGTGCGCCCGCCCATTGCCTTGCCGAACAGATCATTGAGATTCATCACTCCGACGCTGCCGCCGGGCATGCCGGGAATATCCATTCCGCCTAACGGATTGGAGGTATCGCGCACATCGATCTCGATTTCCTTGTCATCCATGCTGCCGTCGCGCAATTTCTTGCGGAAGGATTCCCGCGTGCTCGGACTTGCGGTATCGCCAACCAGGGCATCCAGCACCCGTTCTTCGGCTTGCAGATGCGCTTTGGCTTCAACGGTTTTGCGGCTCTTTTCCCGCGTCTGGGAAATTGCAACCTCAATCAGATCCCGGATAATCTGCTCGACATCGCGCCCCACATAGCCGACCTCGGTGAATTTGGTGGCTTCAATCTTGATAAACGGCGCATTGGCCAGTTTTGCCAGCCGCCGGGCGATCTCGGTCTTGCCGACGCCGGTCGGCCCGATCATCAGAATGTTTTTGGGCAGCACTTCCTCGCGCATCACCCCTTCCAGTTGCATACGGCGCCAACGATTGCGCAACGCCACTGCGACAGCGCGCTTGGCGTCCTTCTGGCCAATAATATGGCGGTCGAGTTCCGAGACGATCTCGCGTGGAGAAAAATTGCTCATACAGTCCTCTGAAAACGGATTTTTGTTAGGTCCATAATATGTGTCACGCCGTCTGGCGTGCGATAGTCGCGCAAGGGTTCAAACCCTGCTTTTTGGTAGGCTCTGATAGCGAACTTATTATCCGCATCAGGGTCGATCACAAGATAATCTGCGCCCTCTTCAAACAACCGGGCGCAAAAGCCACGGACGATGAGCACGCCAAGTCCTTTTCCGGTGTCCCGCGCTGCTCCGATAAACATATCAATGGCGATGGCCTTCTGCTCCAGCTCTACGGCCCAGGGCGCTTCATCGCTATACATGGCAGGACGCCAGCACTGGATGTAACCCACCGGCCTGCTGTCCACCGTGACAACAAATCCCTGTTCAGCAGCATTGCCAATTGTCTGACGCATCAACTCGATTTCGCGCTCGGGATCACCCCACCACAACTGCACATGCGGTTCTTTCAGCCAGACTTTCAACAACGGCAGCGCGGCCTCTGTCAAAGCGTCGAACCCGATATGTGGTGCGCAAGCGGGCAATTACCAGCGCCTCATGCTTTTATCGGGGGCAGGGCCGCCAGCCAGCGATCCGGCAGAATGCTGCCGATCACGATCCCGCGAATTCGCTGCCAGCCCATGCCAAATATGATGATCAGCGCGCCGATCACCAGCAAAACCAGGGCAAAGGCCGGAATACCGGTATTGTCGGAGGCATTTTCAACAATCCGGTAAATACCAAGCGCGCCAAAATAGGTCAGTGTCGGGATCAGCAGGGCGCGGCGGTCAATCGCCAGCGAAATCAGGACAATGACGATCATCAGGCTGACAAGACCGGCCGTTGCCAGAGCGCCCGGCTCAATCGCGCCAAAGCCGACATCCTGACCGCTGGACAGAATAAACAGCGGATGAACAATCATCGGCGCGGAAATCAGATGCAGCCAGAAGGCGGCGTCGGACAGGGTGGAGAGGCGGTTTCTGTCTTTGAAATCAAAATAGATGCCGGTGGCAAATATCACCAGCCCGCAAATCAGCGGCAGCACCAGCAGGCGCTGGATCAGAAGCACGACATCGGCCACATTTGAAAGCTGCACCTGGCCTCGCGCCACTTCATCCATAAACAATTCGCTGGCCGCCACTGTCACCAGACCGGTAGCAGCCAGGGCGATGATAGCGGCCTGCACCGGCACACGAAAGCGCCAGAAATAGATCCCGGAAACAACCAGAATGACGGAAAAACTGATCAATCCGGCGATTTGCCCCTGATCCAGCAGCACCAGAGCGGCCAGGGCGTTGTCCGGCTCAGCGAAATCAAACCGGCGT from Pararhizobium sp. IMCC3301 includes the following:
- a CDS encoding [protein-PII] uridylyltransferase, with amino-acid sequence MAALVTQTPLIDPYALARTLNGIVENHDGRGDSSEVRSEALTALKQAYQSGCERAEALLQDDGSGTACARRLSNLQDQLMHCILDFALCHVFPSSNPSMAEKLSVVAVGGYGRGTLAPGSDIDLLFVLPYKQTPWGESVVEYVLYLLWDMGFKVGHATRNIDECVRLSKTDMTIRTSILEARYVCGNQALFAELTERFKKDVVRGTAREFIVAKLEERDDRHKRSGASRYRVEPNIKEGKGGLRDLHTLFWIARYFYGIDRTDELIKLGVLTRKEHNLFVKCEDFLWAVRCHLHFLTGRPEERLSFDVQTEMARRLDYHEHGGLAAVERFMKHYFLIAKDVGDLTRIFCAQLEESNAKDAPGLNRLFLNLTGRRRRKIRGSKDFVLETKRITAADETVFQRDPVNLIRMFWLADKHNVAFHPDTIQLVRRSLKFITKKVRENPEANRLFLDILTSRNQPETVLRRMNETGVLGRFIPDFGRVVAMMQFNMYHHFTVDEHLLRSIGILSEIDRGELEAEHPLANKIFSEIKDRVVLYVALFLHDIAKGRNEDHSIAGAKVARKLCPRFGLTAAQTELVAWLIEEHLTMSAIAQSRDLADRKTIQDFAGCMQTFERMKMLVILTVCDIKAVGPGVWNGWKGQLLRTLYYETEPLLTGGFTQVGQSERVHRAMERLGSTLREEKRGDEKVWNQRQVNAYQKLHYPAYWLRVDPETMIYHARFINDVETSKRSFATGVHTKSFEGITEITVYAPDHPRLLAYVTGACAVAGANIVDAQIFTTTNGKALDSIFINREFNDDADELRRGARIGELIEDVLNGSLHLPAVLASKSQKTRRQKAFSLEPTVTIDNTVSNLFSVVEVSGLDRLGLLYDLTTAMADLNLNIASAHIATFGERALDGFYVTDLIGEKITNPGKHRTIKNRLLRVFMTKPGTAGHVPTKAKRNTPPATHERPSA
- the hslU gene encoding ATP-dependent protease ATPase subunit HslU, translating into MSNFSPREIVSELDRHIIGQKDAKRAVAVALRNRWRRMQLEGVMREEVLPKNILMIGPTGVGKTEIARRLAKLANAPFIKIEATKFTEVGYVGRDVEQIIRDLIEVAISQTREKSRKTVEAKAHLQAEERVLDALVGDTASPSTRESFRKKLRDGSMDDKEIEIDVRDTSNPLGGMDIPGMPGGSVGVMNLNDLFGKAMGGRTKKRRVNVRESYDLLLSEEADKMLDEEQVVADAITMVENDGIVFLDEIDKICARADRGGAEVSREGVQRDLLPLIEGTTVATKHGPVKTDHILFIASGAFHVAKPADLLPELQGRLPIRVELRALEQEDFERILTEPEASLIKQYKALLATEDVTLEFTEDSITEIARLAVQINASVENIGARRLQTILEKLLEEISFTATDRGGETIQIDAELVRTNVAELAKDTDLSRFIL
- the murJ gene encoding murein biosynthesis integral membrane protein MurJ produces the protein MRFFSNFFTVGFATLLSRLLGFVRDLLMAAFVGTGPVADAFLVAFRLPNLFRRLFAEGAFNAAFVPLFARSLEDSEAANEPDRASHFASEVLAVFLFALLLLTALAEIATPLFVTVLAPGFLGDAAKFDLAVWLTRITFPYLLCMSLIAMLSGMLNTFGHFRAAAYGPILLNIILISALTVIGLRGFGDTPISGYWLAWGVFTAGFVQLGVLYWAFRRTGFKFRLKRPRLTKSVKRLLALGLPGVIAGGVTQVNILVGTIIASTQASAVSFLYYADRLYQFPLGIVGIAMGVVLLPVLSRHIRRDEAQIASDTQNRAFELALALTLPAAMALFLVPDDVIRLMFERGNFSPADTKATGAALAAFAWGLPAFVLIKVFSPGYFAREDTRTPMYFAGIGVAVNVGVSLALFPLFQHVGIAIATSVAGWVNALCLGIVLWKRGHFIWDESLHRRVPRLLLATALTGVWIYYGANWLEPLLVNELFVQKFLGMAILASVSLALFGLLCQIAGVLNVLTILRRIRRRSKG
- a CDS encoding GNAT family N-acetyltransferase; protein product: MPACAPHIGFDALTEAALPLLKVWLKEPHVQLWWGDPEREIELMRQTIGNAAEQGFVVTVDSRPVGYIQCWRPAMYSDEAPWAVELEQKAIAIDMFIGAARDTGKGLGVLIVRGFCARLFEEGADYLVIDPDADNKFAIRAYQKAGFEPLRDYRTPDGVTHIMDLTKIRFQRTV